Proteins from a single region of Runella sp. SP2:
- a CDS encoding M48 family metalloprotease, translated as MQRTRIGGRLLIGIIMAVVALFGYFSKTQVNPVTGKKQQVSLTPEEEVAIGLQSAPQMAAEYGGLYRDEKVQFLVKKVGQGIVQSTEAKSSPYQFDFHVLADPETINAFAIPGGQVFITMGLLKRLKTEDQLAGVLGHEIGHVVGRHSAQQMAKQELVGGLAGAASTVMSDPNSPSSGAYIAQYVANLMNLKYGRDDELEADDFGVKYMIQTGRDPEAMIQVMEILAQAGGSERPAEFQSTHPNPENRIVKIKEAMAKYRNQ; from the coding sequence ATGCAACGTACGCGAATTGGTGGACGGCTTTTGATTGGGATTATCATGGCTGTCGTTGCGCTTTTTGGGTATTTCAGCAAAACCCAAGTCAATCCCGTGACGGGCAAAAAACAACAAGTAAGCCTCACGCCCGAAGAAGAAGTTGCCATCGGCTTGCAAAGCGCGCCCCAAATGGCTGCCGAATATGGTGGTCTATACCGTGATGAAAAAGTGCAATTTTTGGTCAAAAAAGTGGGGCAAGGCATCGTGCAAAGCACCGAAGCTAAAAGCTCTCCCTACCAGTTTGACTTTCACGTTTTGGCTGACCCCGAAACCATCAACGCGTTTGCCATCCCTGGTGGGCAGGTTTTTATTACTATGGGTTTACTCAAACGACTCAAAACCGAAGACCAGCTGGCGGGCGTCTTGGGGCACGAAATTGGGCACGTGGTAGGGCGGCATTCAGCCCAACAAATGGCCAAGCAAGAATTGGTAGGGGGATTGGCAGGGGCGGCCTCTACGGTTATGTCTGACCCCAACTCCCCCAGTAGCGGCGCTTACATTGCCCAGTATGTCGCAAACTTAATGAACCTAAAATACGGACGCGACGACGAATTGGAAGCGGATGATTTTGGCGTTAAGTACATGATTCAAACAGGGCGCGACCCCGAAGCAATGATTCAGGTCATGGAAATTTTGGCCCAAGCAGGTGGCTCCGAGCGCCCCGCCGAGTTTCAAAGCACGCACCCCAATCCCGAAAATCGAATCGTTAAAATAAAAGAAGCAATGGCTAAATACCGTAACCAATGA
- a CDS encoding DPP IV N-terminal domain-containing protein has translation MKHTSFFLTLLFISSTLFAQFNRGVQWTKDGNAYYRVENKEIVQYNLPDLQKKVVVSAAQLTPAGKTDPLNVRSYTYSNDFRKVLIYTNTQRVWRYDTRGDYWVLDLDKNTLTQLGKGRPVSSLMFAKFSPDSKKVAYVSERNVYSEDLATGKITALTKDGTTRLINGTFDWVYEEEFDCRDGFRWSPDSKNIAYWQIDATKIRNFLMINNTDSIYAFNVPVEYPKVGERPSPYKIGVVSANGGSTKWMSTPGDPGNTYIPRMEWGSANELIMQQLNRKQNESSILAADIKTGKTTQFYTDRDDAWVETKSSYSWSETPEGWDWINGGKEFLWMSEKDGWRHMYRVARDGKTKKCITPGDYDIISVVLVDEKNNQLYFMASPDNATQSYLYRAPLDGSKKAERVTPNDQSGSHRYDLSPNAMWASHSFSNANTSPMNEWIRLPEHKALKDADDISKKLAAKADAPKRVEFFKVKTEDGIELDAWMVKPASFDPTKKYPIVFTVYGEPASATVRDSWGTGRNGLYAGDMAKDGYIYASVDNRGTPSPRGRNWRKAIYRKIGVINIRDMAMGAKAMFEKNSFIDTSRVAVHGWSGGGSSTLNLLFQYPALFKTGIAVAAVADQLTYDNIYQERYMGIPQENREDFVAGSPITHAHKLQSNQNLLYIHGTGDDNVHYQNAERLVNEFIKHNKQFQFMPYPNRSHGIYEGDGTSKHLNTLFTKYLREHCPAGAK, from the coding sequence ATGAAACACACCTCATTTTTTCTTACCCTTCTCTTCATCAGCAGTACGTTATTCGCACAATTCAACCGTGGTGTCCAGTGGACAAAAGACGGCAATGCCTACTATCGCGTAGAAAACAAAGAAATTGTCCAGTATAACCTGCCTGATTTGCAAAAAAAGGTGGTCGTAAGTGCCGCTCAACTTACACCAGCGGGCAAAACCGACCCTTTGAACGTACGTAGTTACACGTATTCTAATGATTTCCGTAAAGTCCTCATTTATACCAATACCCAACGCGTTTGGCGCTACGATACGCGGGGCGATTATTGGGTGCTTGATTTGGACAAAAACACCCTTACCCAACTCGGAAAAGGCCGCCCCGTTTCTTCTCTTATGTTTGCCAAATTTTCTCCCGATAGTAAAAAAGTAGCTTACGTAAGTGAACGAAATGTGTATTCGGAAGACCTTGCTACGGGCAAAATTACCGCACTTACCAAAGATGGCACCACCCGCCTCATCAACGGTACGTTTGACTGGGTATATGAGGAGGAATTTGACTGCCGCGATGGTTTCCGTTGGAGCCCCGACAGCAAGAATATTGCGTATTGGCAAATTGATGCTACCAAAATCCGTAACTTCTTGATGATTAACAACACCGACTCCATCTACGCTTTCAACGTTCCAGTAGAATATCCAAAAGTCGGTGAACGTCCTTCTCCTTACAAAATCGGGGTAGTAAGTGCCAACGGTGGCTCTACCAAATGGATGAGCACCCCTGGTGACCCTGGCAATACCTACATTCCACGCATGGAATGGGGAAGTGCCAATGAACTCATCATGCAGCAGTTGAATCGTAAACAAAATGAATCGAGCATCTTGGCTGCCGACATCAAAACAGGAAAAACTACCCAGTTTTATACCGACCGCGACGACGCTTGGGTAGAAACCAAAAGTAGCTATTCGTGGAGCGAAACACCCGAAGGCTGGGATTGGATCAACGGCGGAAAAGAGTTTTTGTGGATGAGCGAGAAAGACGGCTGGCGTCACATGTACCGCGTAGCTCGCGATGGGAAAACTAAGAAGTGCATCACCCCTGGTGACTATGACATTATTTCGGTCGTGTTGGTTGATGAAAAAAACAACCAGTTGTATTTCATGGCGTCGCCCGACAATGCCACGCAGAGTTATTTGTACCGTGCCCCGCTCGATGGCAGCAAAAAAGCAGAGCGCGTTACCCCTAACGACCAATCGGGCTCGCACCGCTACGACCTCTCCCCTAACGCCATGTGGGCTTCGCATTCGTTTTCCAATGCCAACACATCGCCCATGAATGAGTGGATTCGTTTACCCGAACACAAAGCCTTGAAAGACGCCGACGATATTTCAAAAAAATTGGCGGCCAAAGCCGATGCTCCCAAACGAGTGGAGTTTTTCAAAGTAAAAACCGAAGATGGCATTGAGTTGGATGCTTGGATGGTAAAACCTGCCAGCTTTGACCCAACCAAGAAATATCCAATCGTTTTCACAGTTTATGGTGAACCTGCCAGTGCCACTGTTCGTGATAGCTGGGGAACTGGCCGCAATGGTTTGTACGCAGGCGACATGGCCAAAGATGGCTACATTTACGCATCGGTTGACAACCGTGGCACGCCTTCACCCCGCGGAAGAAACTGGAGAAAAGCCATTTATCGTAAGATTGGCGTCATCAATATTCGTGACATGGCGATGGGCGCCAAAGCTATGTTTGAGAAAAACTCATTCATTGATACTAGCCGCGTAGCCGTCCACGGATGGAGTGGCGGTGGTTCCTCTACCCTCAACTTGTTGTTCCAATACCCTGCCTTGTTCAAAACAGGCATTGCCGTAGCTGCCGTAGCCGACCAATTGACATACGATAACATTTATCAAGAACGCTACATGGGGATTCCGCAAGAAAACCGTGAAGACTTTGTGGCAGGTTCACCCATCACGCACGCGCACAAACTACAATCGAACCAAAATCTGTTGTACATCCACGGCACGGGCGACGACAACGTTCATTATCAAAATGCCGAGCGATTGGTTAATGAGTTTATCAAGCACAACAAACAGTTTCAGTTTATGCCATACCCTAACCGCTCGCACGGAATTTACGAAGGTGATGGTACGTCGAAGCACTTAAATACACTGTTTACCAAATATTTGAGAGAACACTGCCCAGCAGGAGCAAAATAA
- a CDS encoding ribosomal protein L7/L12, giving the protein MKSFLFLAMLSLSTMLIAKPLAEVVDEKEGYFTVVLLQPKNQKTVAHVTKVVASMLGVSQKEAKAIVASAPVSVLTTPAKEEAATIKSALEAAGAEVEVK; this is encoded by the coding sequence ATGAAATCATTTCTTTTCCTTGCTATGTTGTCGTTGTCAACCATGCTTATTGCCAAACCTTTAGCAGAAGTAGTTGATGAAAAAGAAGGGTATTTTACCGTTGTCCTATTACAGCCAAAAAATCAAAAAACGGTAGCGCACGTGACCAAAGTTGTAGCGTCGATGCTGGGTGTATCCCAAAAAGAAGCCAAAGCGATTGTGGCAAGCGCACCTGTTTCGGTTCTGACAACTCCTGCCAAAGAAGAAGCCGCAACGATTAAGTCGGCCTTGGAAGCAGCGGGGGCTGAAGTGGAAGTAAAATAA
- a CDS encoding ABC transporter permease, with protein MKIVLSFVATLLTLNVAFAQAALELTEDKPSALNGIEFSYTIRNERTEETYSRYEVSVVAQNKSGCMLIYFKKEGDNLNSIFEGDPSAIARFECTNATGKRLTSKGANVKAKAFYVPYTQNGTTTKVEGGYLLKNGSRVSTDLIVIVPKGERPKFKVRPQDFAELTD; from the coding sequence ATGAAAATAGTATTGAGTTTTGTCGCAACCCTTCTGACATTGAACGTAGCTTTTGCACAAGCGGCACTTGAATTGACAGAAGACAAGCCTTCTGCATTGAATGGTATTGAATTTAGTTACACCATTCGTAACGAACGTACCGAAGAAACCTATTCGCGGTATGAAGTATCGGTAGTAGCACAAAATAAAAGTGGGTGTATGCTGATTTATTTCAAAAAAGAAGGAGATAACCTCAATAGCATTTTTGAAGGTGACCCGTCGGCAATTGCGCGTTTTGAATGTACGAATGCTACTGGAAAGCGCCTGACTTCTAAAGGGGCAAACGTGAAGGCAAAGGCATTTTATGTGCCATACACACAAAACGGCACGACAACGAAGGTGGAAGGCGGTTATTTGTTGAAAAACGGTTCACGGGTTTCAACAGATCTCATTGTGATTGTCCCCAAAGGAGAACGTCCCAAATTCAAAGTTCGCCCGCAAGATTTTGCTGAATTGACTGACTAA
- a CDS encoding LytTR family DNA-binding domain-containing protein, with amino-acid sequence MLVNAIIVDDEPSARSLLRQILSEHCPAVRVLEEAADVKSAVKLINKHAVDLVFLDIEMPEENGFALFDYFNQPTFQVIFCTAYSEYALQAFEVSAVDYILKPVSISKLVAAVEKATKLIGQPQLPQRFQTLRENLSVTTLQKIALPMSDSLVFVQLEDIFFFEADGSYTHVVTKNGKTLISKKIKEFDELLGNDARFYRIHRSFLINTHQIRKYNKKDGASVEFENGLSVPIAREKVKEFDDFIAGIRV; translated from the coding sequence ATGCTCGTAAATGCAATTATTGTCGATGATGAGCCCTCGGCGCGTTCATTACTTCGGCAAATTCTTTCGGAACACTGCCCAGCAGTACGCGTACTTGAAGAGGCCGCTGACGTAAAATCGGCCGTCAAATTGATTAATAAACACGCCGTCGATTTGGTATTTTTGGACATCGAAATGCCAGAAGAAAACGGTTTTGCCTTGTTTGACTACTTCAATCAGCCTACTTTTCAGGTTATTTTTTGTACTGCTTATTCGGAATATGCACTCCAAGCATTTGAAGTTTCGGCCGTGGATTATATTCTCAAACCCGTTAGCATTTCTAAACTCGTAGCCGCCGTTGAGAAAGCAACCAAGCTAATTGGACAGCCTCAATTACCCCAACGCTTCCAAACTTTAAGGGAGAATTTAAGCGTTACCACCCTTCAAAAAATAGCCCTTCCGATGTCTGACAGTCTTGTTTTTGTGCAATTGGAGGATATTTTCTTTTTTGAAGCCGATGGCTCCTACACCCACGTAGTAACCAAAAACGGAAAGACATTGATCAGTAAAAAAATCAAAGAATTTGATGAATTACTCGGCAACGACGCGCGCTTTTATCGAATTCATCGCTCTTTTTTGATCAATACACACCAAATTAGAAAATACAACAAAAAAGACGGTGCTTCTGTCGAATTTGAGAACGGTTTGAGTGTGCCCATTGCCCGCGAAAAAGTCAAAGAGTTTGATGATTTTATTGCAGGTATTCGTGTTTAA
- a CDS encoding tetratricopeptide repeat protein — MKPYILVLLVLMTQSLWGQKTYEQLLVDIKKHSPQDSIRVELLVDACVAATFRADTLVLKMATEANQLSNKLGYEKGKIRSLNCLGNYYFSRALNDKAINYYLQALRIAEKRNDFENIVIGKSNLANVFSHNFEDQKAIKLLNECDQLLIKNGQIFTQSRAAILTNLANSYFQLKQYTKAIQTYNEVLAICQKLNIGFGLALTLDNLGKTYFELKQYPKALDYFEKAKIEIEKHHVDFVRGKNLNNIGKTYSALGNSIKGLKFLQQAKVIALQNQDNEALRDIYFEMQKGFAQTNQFKAAFEHLEKYSILKDSVFSSEKNKTIQELNTKYETEKKDNEIKSLAQQKQISELESGRKTAIIYTILAFLLVGSMMAYALFMRFKTQKQNELLTTQLEEAQRRIEIEQKATESELKALKSQMNPHFMFNALNSIQEQFMYGDKTLANEQMGNFTYLTRQILSISGKKRITLATEIELLTKYLELEKMRFSEGFSYEISLDDQLDEDYHQLPPMLIQPFVENSIKHGLLHKNGDKRLSIMFSMDETEEHIICVVEDNGVGRAKSAELKQKRFASHESFSTAATSERLRLLSSSLNSQELVHYDDLLDELGQSLGTRVTLKIPL; from the coding sequence ATGAAACCCTATATTCTCGTTCTTTTGGTACTCATGACTCAAAGCCTTTGGGGTCAGAAAACATACGAACAACTGCTCGTTGATATTAAAAAACACAGCCCTCAAGACAGTATTCGGGTAGAATTGCTCGTGGACGCTTGCGTAGCTGCCACTTTTCGGGCCGACACGTTGGTGTTAAAAATGGCTACAGAGGCCAACCAGTTGTCCAATAAATTGGGTTATGAGAAGGGAAAAATCAGATCACTAAACTGTCTGGGGAATTACTATTTTAGCCGTGCCCTCAACGACAAAGCGATAAATTATTACCTCCAAGCGCTCCGAATCGCTGAAAAAAGGAATGATTTTGAAAATATCGTCATCGGAAAAAGTAATTTAGCCAACGTTTTTTCTCATAATTTTGAAGACCAAAAAGCCATCAAATTATTGAACGAATGTGACCAGCTTTTAATCAAAAATGGGCAAATTTTCACCCAAAGCAGGGCTGCTATTCTGACCAACTTGGCCAATTCTTACTTTCAATTAAAACAATACACCAAAGCGATTCAAACCTACAACGAGGTTCTTGCTATTTGTCAAAAATTGAACATCGGTTTTGGACTGGCGCTTACACTCGACAACCTTGGCAAAACCTATTTTGAGTTGAAACAATACCCAAAAGCCCTTGATTATTTTGAAAAAGCCAAGATTGAAATAGAAAAACACCACGTTGATTTTGTCAGGGGGAAAAACCTCAATAACATAGGTAAAACCTACTCCGCGCTTGGTAATTCCATCAAAGGGCTGAAGTTTTTGCAACAAGCCAAGGTCATTGCTCTTCAGAATCAGGACAATGAGGCGCTTCGAGATATTTATTTTGAAATGCAAAAAGGATTCGCCCAAACCAATCAATTTAAAGCCGCTTTCGAGCATTTAGAAAAATATAGTATTCTAAAAGACAGCGTGTTTAGTTCGGAGAAAAACAAAACCATCCAAGAACTTAATACCAAATACGAAACCGAAAAAAAGGACAACGAAATCAAATCGTTGGCTCAACAAAAACAAATTTCAGAGCTTGAATCGGGACGAAAAACGGCCATTATTTACACTATTCTGGCTTTCTTGCTGGTTGGCAGTATGATGGCGTACGCGTTGTTTATGCGTTTTAAAACCCAAAAACAAAACGAACTCCTCACCACCCAACTCGAAGAAGCACAACGCCGTATTGAAATTGAACAAAAAGCGACCGAAAGCGAACTGAAAGCCCTAAAAAGCCAGATGAATCCTCACTTTATGTTCAATGCCCTCAATAGCATTCAAGAACAGTTTATGTACGGTGACAAAACACTTGCCAACGAGCAAATGGGGAATTTCACCTACCTCACTCGCCAAATTTTAAGTATTTCAGGAAAAAAACGCATCACGCTGGCCACCGAAATTGAGCTTCTTACGAAATATCTTGAACTCGAAAAAATGCGCTTCTCGGAGGGTTTTAGCTACGAGATTTCACTGGATGACCAATTAGATGAAGATTATCACCAACTTCCACCCATGTTGATTCAGCCGTTCGTTGAAAATAGCATCAAACACGGATTGTTGCATAAAAATGGCGACAAACGGTTGTCAATCATGTTTTCGATGGACGAAACGGAAGAACATATTATATGCGTGGTAGAGGATAACGGCGTCGGAAGGGCAAAATCAGCGGAATTGAAACAAAAACGATTCGCTTCGCACGAATCGTTTTCAACGGCTGCCACTTCCGAGCGACTTAGGCTTTTAAGTTCATCCTTAAACTCCCAAGAATTGGTGCATTACGACGATTTACTAGATGAACTAGGTCAAAGCTTGGGCACGCGTGTCACGCTCAAAATTCCGCTTTAG
- the namA gene encoding NADPH dehydrogenase NamA, which produces MTTDNTLFSPLKIKGITLKNRIVMSPMCQYSATDGFADDWHLVHLGSRAVGGTGLIITEAMAVSPEGRISVGDLGIWSDDHIEPLRRINRFIHSQGAMSGVQLAHAGYKASSAVPWNGGRYVSVENGGWVPVSPSATLLSDHKTYSQELSISDIEKVILDFKKATQRALEAGFDVIEIHAAHGYLLNEFLSPVANHRTDEYGGSFENRARLLLQVVEAVKQIITSETPLFVRISATDWREDGWTGDDSVRLAHLLKDAGVDLIDCSTGGFVAPSAIPIAPNYQVPFAERIKAETGIKTGAVGLITSADQANEILQTGKADLIFFAREILRNPYFAQNAAYELGDDVNVPVQYLRGKRG; this is translated from the coding sequence ATGACGACGGATAACACACTTTTTTCACCCCTGAAAATAAAGGGAATTACCCTCAAAAATAGAATTGTAATGTCGCCCATGTGCCAGTATTCAGCCACCGATGGTTTTGCGGATGATTGGCATTTGGTTCATTTGGGTAGCCGTGCGGTGGGCGGTACGGGCCTGATTATCACCGAAGCGATGGCTGTATCCCCTGAAGGGCGCATTTCGGTGGGCGATTTAGGAATTTGGTCAGATGACCACATCGAACCCCTTCGTCGAATCAATCGCTTTATTCATAGCCAAGGAGCAATGTCAGGTGTACAACTGGCCCACGCGGGTTACAAAGCAAGTTCAGCAGTGCCTTGGAACGGTGGGCGCTATGTTTCGGTAGAAAATGGCGGTTGGGTGCCCGTTTCACCCAGTGCGACCTTGTTGAGCGACCATAAAACGTACTCTCAAGAATTATCAATTTCCGACATTGAAAAGGTAATTTTAGACTTTAAAAAAGCGACCCAACGGGCGCTGGAGGCAGGGTTTGATGTCATTGAAATTCACGCGGCGCATGGGTATTTATTGAACGAGTTTTTATCTCCCGTGGCCAATCATCGAACCGACGAATACGGCGGTAGTTTTGAAAACCGAGCACGGTTGTTGCTCCAAGTGGTAGAGGCTGTGAAACAAATAATTACGTCCGAAACGCCCCTTTTTGTGCGTATTTCGGCCACCGATTGGCGGGAAGATGGCTGGACGGGTGATGATTCGGTGCGACTGGCGCATTTGTTGAAGGACGCAGGAGTGGACCTCATTGACTGCTCAACGGGTGGTTTTGTTGCTCCTTCCGCGATTCCCATTGCCCCTAACTATCAAGTACCATTTGCCGAACGGATTAAAGCTGAAACGGGAATTAAAACGGGAGCGGTAGGGCTAATTACGTCGGCAGACCAAGCCAATGAAATCCTTCAAACGGGCAAAGCCGATTTGATTTTTTTTGCACGAGAAATTTTGAGAAACCCTTATTTTGCCCAGAATGCCGCGTATGAACTAGGAGACGACGTGAATGTGCCTGTTCAATATTTAAGAGGAAAACGGGGATAA
- a CDS encoding RraA family protein codes for MKFVSLCKVLLLCSCLYFPAFAQQISKEELLFLTPEWKGERFPDGRPKVPDAILKRMRLVTHEEAWAVMKGENFRYQYAEGWQCINPDSVLIGRALTATFMPGRPDVHRVIDKKGHEKDGRIKSQNAWPIDMLVRGDVYVVDQLGAHENGPTIGDNLGNSIYAKTGNGIVYEGAIRDIAGLKEIGGFTSYFRSYHPSHHLNNPDGDLNTTLVAINRPTRIGKVMVIPGDIVLGRDGAVTFIPPHLAEKVVTVSEIVRLRDMFGHERLRQQKYTPGQIDNRWSDEIEKDFSQWLNAHINELPVPKEQIQEYLKKRTW; via the coding sequence ATGAAATTCGTATCCCTTTGTAAGGTGCTACTGCTATGCAGTTGCCTTTATTTTCCTGCCTTTGCCCAGCAAATTTCCAAAGAAGAGCTCCTTTTTCTCACCCCCGAATGGAAAGGCGAACGCTTCCCCGATGGCCGCCCCAAAGTACCTGACGCTATTTTAAAACGAATGCGCTTGGTCACCCACGAAGAAGCTTGGGCCGTTATGAAAGGTGAAAACTTTCGCTATCAATACGCCGAAGGTTGGCAATGTATTAATCCCGACAGCGTGCTGATTGGACGGGCGCTTACGGCTACTTTTATGCCTGGCCGCCCTGATGTTCATCGGGTTATCGACAAAAAAGGACACGAAAAAGACGGACGTATCAAATCCCAAAACGCTTGGCCGATTGACATGCTCGTCAGAGGAGACGTGTACGTGGTTGACCAGCTAGGTGCCCACGAAAATGGCCCGACGATTGGTGATAACCTTGGAAATTCTATTTATGCCAAAACGGGTAATGGAATTGTGTACGAAGGTGCTATCCGCGACATTGCAGGGCTAAAAGAAATTGGTGGATTTACTTCATATTTTCGGAGCTACCACCCTTCGCACCACCTCAACAACCCCGATGGTGACTTAAATACGACCCTCGTGGCCATCAACCGCCCTACCCGCATCGGAAAAGTCATGGTTATACCAGGAGATATTGTGCTAGGTCGCGATGGCGCTGTGACTTTTATACCCCCTCATTTGGCCGAAAAAGTAGTTACGGTTTCCGAAATTGTTCGTCTGCGTGACATGTTTGGGCACGAACGTCTCCGTCAACAAAAATACACCCCTGGGCAAATTGATAACCGTTGGTCTGACGAAATTGAAAAGGACTTTTCGCAATGGTTGAACGCCCACATCAACGAATTGCCCGTTCCCAAAGAACAAATTCAGGAATACCTCAAAAAACGGACGTGGTAA
- a CDS encoding mandelate racemase/muconate lactonizing enzyme family protein, giving the protein MTSRRNFLTKGAISAALGLSTLQSFGQGLETAIERTPLSSAPSDLKITDIKCGFIRGGHSLFVKIYTNQGIYGCGEGVDATPGTYHLVKMMGDRIKGKSPLNVHRLFEDIRRSGYFEGSQAGMYIAVLSAVETALWDLTGKALGLPVYQLLGGKFRDKIRVYCDTGAYRTSGPTPDDFAKAAKNAAKMGFTAVKFDIDERNDPNKFDSYNWTASNGELERMYNQIAAVREAVGPKVDICVDMHGRYDTTTGKRVAKMMEPLKLLFLEEPFPADNPEAYKIVRDSTQTPICAGENHYLAHGFRKLLELGAVDIVMPDLQKAGGLGEGQRIANLSNLYYVPFAPHMVASYLGAMAASHVCATVPNFLILEWQIYFHEDPMFKEIVTFDGPMVKDGYIPLSEKPGIGVDINEEGMRKYAPKGVPFFE; this is encoded by the coding sequence ATGACATCACGCCGTAATTTTTTAACCAAGGGCGCTATTTCAGCGGCGCTTGGCTTATCGACCCTCCAAAGTTTTGGACAAGGACTGGAAACCGCCATCGAACGGACACCCCTTTCATCGGCTCCCTCAGACCTAAAAATCACTGACATCAAATGCGGATTTATTCGTGGCGGGCACAGCTTGTTTGTGAAGATTTATACCAACCAAGGAATTTACGGCTGCGGCGAAGGCGTTGACGCAACCCCAGGTACCTACCACTTGGTAAAAATGATGGGCGACCGAATCAAGGGAAAAAGCCCACTCAACGTACACCGACTTTTTGAGGACATTCGTCGTTCGGGCTATTTTGAAGGGTCACAAGCGGGCATGTACATTGCGGTACTTTCTGCCGTCGAAACGGCGCTTTGGGACCTCACTGGCAAAGCCCTCGGACTGCCAGTGTATCAGTTGTTAGGCGGAAAATTTCGGGATAAAATCCGCGTGTATTGCGATACAGGCGCCTACCGTACCAGCGGCCCCACACCCGATGATTTTGCCAAAGCGGCTAAAAACGCCGCAAAAATGGGATTTACGGCCGTAAAATTTGACATTGACGAACGCAACGACCCCAATAAATTTGATTCGTACAACTGGACGGCCAGCAATGGCGAACTCGAACGGATGTACAACCAAATCGCTGCCGTTCGGGAAGCAGTAGGCCCTAAAGTCGATATTTGTGTTGATATGCACGGACGATATGACACCACAACGGGCAAGCGTGTGGCCAAAATGATGGAGCCTTTGAAGCTATTGTTTTTGGAAGAGCCCTTTCCCGCCGACAATCCTGAAGCCTATAAAATTGTCCGCGATTCAACCCAAACGCCCATTTGTGCGGGAGAAAACCACTATTTAGCCCACGGTTTCCGTAAATTATTGGAATTAGGCGCGGTTGACATCGTCATGCCCGATTTACAAAAAGCAGGAGGACTCGGCGAAGGCCAACGGATTGCGAACCTTTCAAATCTTTATTACGTCCCCTTTGCGCCGCACATGGTAGCGTCGTATTTGGGGGCAATGGCGGCTTCTCACGTATGCGCAACCGTGCCCAATTTCCTCATTTTGGAATGGCAAATTTACTTCCATGAAGACCCGATGTTTAAGGAAATTGTCACGTTCGACGGCCCCATGGTGAAAGACGGCTACATTCCCCTTTCGGAAAAACCTGGCATTGGTGTTGACATCAACGAAGAAGGAATGCGAAAATACGCGCCCAAAGGCGTTCCTTTTTTTGAATAA